The Solibacillus sp. FSL W7-1436 genome window below encodes:
- the dapF gene encoding diaminopimelate epimerase — MNIQLTKVHGSGNTFYLYEALYDEQFHFVNITKQLCDPSNDGGADGLLLVLPSSVADAKMRVINADGSEASMCGNGLRCVARYVCEKLNVNEAVIETMHACLKVKREESIFEQLPTYSVEISPISFELSSLPMQIDNKQQLRHEIIPAFSEEIPFTAISVPNPHLIGVVDLEYIENTTHQQQLAAYLNSENEYCPDGVNVSYVQPLSPDEIFVRTYERGVGFTNACGTAMTASALIASIEGFVTNSKVTVYNPGGFVQCEVSNNEGNWELALIGNATVLGEYEFEIQDEKIQLLHFEPAGEQIQYEKCKLFVKDKIESFL, encoded by the coding sequence ATGAATATCCAACTAACAAAAGTTCATGGTTCTGGCAATACATTTTATTTATACGAAGCATTATATGATGAACAATTTCATTTTGTGAATATCACAAAACAATTATGCGATCCATCCAATGATGGTGGAGCAGATGGCTTATTATTGGTGCTTCCATCCTCCGTTGCAGATGCAAAAATGCGCGTTATCAATGCAGACGGTTCGGAAGCTTCAATGTGCGGGAATGGATTGCGCTGTGTCGCGCGGTATGTGTGCGAAAAATTAAATGTAAATGAAGCGGTTATCGAAACAATGCATGCCTGTTTGAAAGTAAAACGTGAGGAATCTATTTTTGAACAGCTTCCTACATATTCGGTAGAAATCTCGCCCATCTCATTTGAATTATCATCATTGCCAATGCAGATTGATAATAAACAACAATTGCGCCATGAAATAATTCCTGCTTTTTCAGAAGAAATTCCTTTTACTGCGATTTCTGTACCGAACCCGCATTTAATCGGAGTTGTGGATCTAGAATATATCGAAAATACGACCCACCAGCAGCAGCTCGCTGCCTATTTGAACAGCGAAAATGAATATTGTCCCGATGGAGTGAATGTCAGCTATGTTCAGCCATTATCGCCAGATGAAATATTTGTCAGAACTTATGAGCGGGGCGTAGGTTTTACAAATGCCTGCGGTACTGCAATGACTGCCTCTGCACTGATTGCTTCTATTGAAGGATTCGTTACGAACAGTAAAGTAACCGTCTATAACCCGGGGGGGTTCGTTCAGTGTGAAGTTTCAAATAACGAAGGAAACTGGGAATTGGCGCTCATCGGAAATGCAACGGTATTAGGGGAATATGAATTCGAAATTCAGGACGAAAAAATACAGCTGCTACATTTTGAGCCGGCAGGAGAGCAAATCCAATATGAGAAATGCAAACTTTTTGTGAAAGATAAAATAGAAAGCTTTCTGTAA
- a CDS encoding GNAT family N-acetyltransferase has translation MLKQRELHETAELYELLRHPSVFPFVRQKATSAEEYLFMTKQLIEEEQIGLTISRTIVDDWGVPIGTISIFDIQDGAGFLGTWIGKPYQGIGYNQKAKLAFLNELFFDYDFHTVFLRIREENARSQAAALKLPYVVDAEESNPSLFAEINQGVNKFRLFKIPKDLFYLTTANTHEETEEQAM, from the coding sequence ATGTTAAAACAAAGAGAACTTCATGAAACAGCAGAATTATACGAATTATTACGTCATCCGTCTGTGTTTCCATTCGTACGTCAGAAAGCGACATCAGCTGAAGAGTATTTATTTATGACCAAACAATTAATAGAAGAAGAACAAATCGGATTAACGATCTCACGTACAATTGTAGATGATTGGGGTGTCCCGATCGGAACAATCAGTATTTTCGATATCCAAGATGGTGCCGGCTTTTTAGGAACATGGATCGGCAAGCCATATCAAGGCATCGGTTATAATCAGAAAGCGAAATTAGCGTTTTTAAATGAACTGTTTTTCGACTATGATTTCCATACAGTTTTCTTACGCATTCGGGAAGAAAATGCACGTTCACAGGCAGCCGCATTAAAATTACCTTATGTAGTGGATGCTGAAGAATCGAATCCGTCACTTTTCGCAGAAATTAATCAAGGCGTAAATAAATTCCGTCTTTTCAAAATTCCAAAAGATCTGTTCTATTTAACAACTGCAAACACGCACGAGGAAACAGAAGAACAGGCAATGTAA